One stretch of Cystobacter fuscus DSM 2262 DNA includes these proteins:
- a CDS encoding endonuclease/exonuclease/phosphatase family protein — protein MRRLRPLLLLMPLLAGCEWVADPLSFTREEVPRFKAHADHPAPVDNPTSLKVMSWNVKYGACRIDFWFDFWGDRVQMSSTEVTDCLTRVAALIREYDPDILMTEEIEVDSKRSAYIDQVRFLLENTNLRYAGYMSTWKARYVPSEGVGRMDLGNAILSRYPILKAERIRQEDRTDQDPLTSTFYIKRAIGRVELDVGQGRRVAAYVVHTEAYDQDGTKQKQIQQIHDVLKAETLPWVIGGDFNELPPVCDERAAAGTPESCEGKLRLSGFLDERESSRGTDFEQPPYTPSVMKQYYDDFEPSIPLSRYGVGEDNQRRYFTHSVLGPDSVNDQGVPGYWNRTLDYLFIRKGEQWTDTDVIQGPNSSFGIQSDALRLSDHAPVVGTWRLP, from the coding sequence ATGAGACGACTCCGCCCGCTGCTCCTCCTGATGCCTCTGCTGGCCGGCTGCGAATGGGTGGCCGACCCCCTGTCCTTCACCCGGGAAGAAGTCCCCCGCTTCAAGGCCCACGCGGACCACCCCGCGCCGGTGGACAACCCCACGTCACTCAAGGTGATGTCGTGGAACGTGAAGTACGGTGCCTGCCGCATCGACTTCTGGTTCGACTTCTGGGGCGACCGCGTCCAGATGTCCTCCACCGAGGTGACGGACTGCCTCACCCGGGTCGCGGCGCTCATCCGCGAGTACGACCCGGACATCCTCATGACGGAGGAGATCGAGGTCGACTCCAAGCGCAGCGCCTACATCGACCAGGTGCGCTTCCTGCTGGAGAACACGAACCTGCGCTACGCGGGCTACATGTCCACCTGGAAGGCCCGCTACGTGCCGTCCGAGGGCGTGGGCCGCATGGACCTGGGCAACGCCATCCTCTCGCGCTACCCCATCCTCAAGGCCGAGCGCATCCGCCAGGAGGACCGCACGGATCAGGATCCGCTCACGTCGACCTTCTACATCAAGCGCGCCATCGGCCGGGTGGAGCTGGACGTGGGCCAGGGGCGCAGGGTCGCCGCCTACGTGGTGCACACCGAGGCGTATGACCAGGACGGCACCAAGCAGAAGCAGATCCAGCAGATCCACGACGTCCTGAAGGCGGAGACGCTGCCGTGGGTCATCGGCGGAGACTTCAACGAGCTGCCGCCCGTGTGCGACGAGCGCGCGGCCGCGGGCACTCCCGAGTCCTGTGAGGGCAAGCTGCGGCTGAGTGGCTTCCTCGACGAGCGCGAGAGCAGCAGGGGCACCGATTTCGAGCAGCCGCCCTACACGCCCAGCGTCATGAAGCAGTACTACGACGACTTCGAGCCCTCCATTCCCCTCTCCCGCTACGGCGTGGGCGAAGACAACCAGCGGCGCTACTTCACGCACTCGGTGCTCGGCCCGGACAGCGTGAACGACCAGGGCGTGCCCGGGTACTGGAACCGCACGCTGGACTACCTCTTCATCCGCAAGGGCGAGCAGTGGACGGACACCGACGTCATCCAGGGGCCCAACAGCTCGTTTGGCATCCAGAGCGACGCCCTGCGGCTGTCGGATCATGCCCCCGTCGTCGGAACCTGGAGGCTGCCATGA
- a CDS encoding type 1 glutamine amidotransferase domain-containing protein: protein MKALTAVKILLIVTSHTQLGNTKEPTGFWLEELTAPYAEFTQAGAQVDIASPLGGKAVADPKSEKEPNEATRAFLADAGAKKKLANTLVLEKVKDTYDAYFVVGGHGVMWDLATHTPLHSLLTTAYARGAVVSAVCHGPAALVGVKAPDGKPIVAGKRVAAFTNEEEKAGKLDTVMPFLLETRLREQGARHESGPLWGSFTVRDGNLITGQNPASSVATAREVITALREKNEKK, encoded by the coding sequence ATGAAGGCCCTGACCGCCGTGAAGATCCTGTTGATCGTCACCAGCCACACGCAGCTGGGAAACACGAAGGAGCCCACCGGCTTCTGGCTCGAGGAGCTGACGGCGCCCTACGCCGAGTTCACCCAGGCGGGCGCGCAGGTGGACATCGCCTCGCCCCTGGGCGGCAAGGCCGTGGCGGATCCCAAGAGCGAGAAGGAGCCCAACGAGGCCACCCGCGCCTTCCTCGCGGACGCCGGCGCGAAGAAGAAGCTGGCGAACACGCTCGTGCTGGAGAAGGTGAAGGACACCTATGACGCCTACTTCGTGGTGGGCGGCCACGGCGTGATGTGGGACCTGGCGACGCACACGCCGCTGCACTCGCTGCTCACGACGGCGTATGCCCGGGGCGCGGTGGTCTCGGCCGTCTGCCACGGGCCGGCGGCGCTCGTGGGCGTGAAGGCCCCGGATGGCAAGCCCATCGTGGCGGGCAAGCGCGTGGCGGCCTTCACCAACGAGGAGGAGAAGGCGGGGAAGCTCGACACGGTGATGCCCTTCCTCCTGGAGACCCGGCTGCGCGAGCAGGGCGCCCGCCACGAGTCCGGCCCCCTGTGGGGCAGCTTCACGGTGCGTGACGGCAACCTCATCACCGGCCAGAACCCGGCCTCGTCCGTGGCCACCGCGCGCGAGGTCATCACCGCGCTGCGTGAGAAGAACGAGAAGAAGTAG
- a CDS encoding LysR family transcriptional regulator, translated as MLGNHEALWTLWEVSRAGTHAAAAARLGITPSAVGQQLKALEARVGVALFERVGRRARLTAAGAALVARLGEHLPALDAALEEASEAHRAVRGEVSLGGPWPFFRFWLRPRLPGLLERHPELRLNVRFDVPSLLVRRLLAGELDVALVGVLPEAPGLEVRRVGQEEFVAVASPDHVRRWGTPRTAREFAAQRFIAFDADLAMLGPWWRAAFGAREPLPTHVVCRIANLDEMLALAEAGSGIAVLPDYLVAPAIRAGRVVVLAPESGRRSGRRPRGTLWVAWRRAAAPTARFLAVRDWLLEGTPGA; from the coding sequence ATGCTTGGCAATCACGAGGCGCTGTGGACGCTCTGGGAGGTGAGCCGCGCGGGGACCCATGCCGCGGCGGCCGCGCGCCTGGGCATCACCCCATCCGCCGTGGGACAGCAGCTCAAGGCGCTGGAGGCGCGCGTGGGCGTGGCGCTGTTCGAGCGGGTGGGGCGGCGTGCCCGGCTCACGGCCGCGGGGGCGGCGCTCGTCGCGCGGCTCGGGGAGCACCTGCCCGCGCTGGACGCGGCGCTCGAGGAAGCCTCCGAGGCCCACCGCGCCGTACGGGGCGAGGTGTCCCTGGGCGGGCCCTGGCCCTTCTTCCGGTTCTGGTTGCGTCCGCGCCTGCCAGGGCTGTTGGAGCGCCATCCGGAGCTGCGCTTGAACGTGCGCTTCGACGTGCCGAGCCTGCTCGTGCGCCGGCTGCTCGCGGGCGAACTGGACGTGGCCCTCGTGGGCGTGTTGCCCGAGGCGCCGGGGCTGGAGGTGCGGCGGGTGGGTCAGGAGGAGTTCGTGGCCGTGGCCTCGCCCGACCATGTGCGGCGGTGGGGCACGCCCCGCACGGCCCGGGAGTTCGCCGCCCAGCGCTTCATCGCGTTCGACGCGGACCTGGCGATGCTCGGCCCGTGGTGGCGGGCGGCCTTCGGTGCACGCGAGCCGCTGCCCACGCACGTGGTGTGCCGCATCGCCAACCTGGATGAGATGCTGGCGCTCGCCGAGGCGGGCAGCGGCATCGCGGTGCTGCCGGACTACCTGGTGGCGCCGGCGATCCGCGCGGGGCGCGTGGTGGTGCTCGCGCCGGAGTCTGGCCGGCGCTCGGGCCGGCGTCCCCGGGGGACGCTCTGGGTCGCGTGGCGCCGGGCCGCGGCGCCCACCGCGCGCTTCCTCGCCGTGCGCGACTGGCTCCTGGAGGGGACTCCAGGAGCTTGA
- a CDS encoding cytochrome P450 — protein MLQKTPTPDHGPDFVLDLEDPAFVRDPYPTYAWLREKAPAYRWKARGDAIVFSRHKDVRALVLDRRFSNDYRMWEFARKEEWPAEHAEYKSIMDNGLFGLADADHLRVRKLVSPAFTPRAAERMRDEIQKAVDDIIAEHVKGERVDLTTITEPLPMRVVSDMLKIPENLRGEFRAFGQASIRSSVLFNKAEELFELIAPMPRWIRMLREVIAERREHLLENDLLSTLITASDEGQKLTEDEMISLVHALIVAGSDTTVHAANWALYSLLRHPDQFSLLRDDPSLIRNTIEETLRYDLFGKGGLPKFAREEMEFAGTKLRKGQMVMPFIPAALHDPEVFPEPERFDIRRDVSQTIAFSAGQHFCLGAALARQELDLVVGTLVRRFPHMRLSQEPQLQPHPIMRALTRLEVTLS, from the coding sequence ATGCTTCAGAAAACACCGACGCCCGACCACGGGCCCGACTTCGTGCTCGACCTGGAGGACCCGGCCTTCGTCCGCGATCCCTATCCCACGTACGCGTGGCTCCGGGAGAAGGCCCCCGCCTACCGGTGGAAGGCCCGCGGCGATGCCATCGTCTTCAGCCGCCACAAGGACGTGCGGGCCCTCGTGCTCGACCGCCGCTTCAGCAACGACTACCGGATGTGGGAGTTCGCCCGGAAGGAGGAGTGGCCCGCCGAGCACGCCGAGTACAAGTCCATCATGGACAACGGGCTCTTCGGCCTGGCCGACGCCGACCACCTGCGGGTGCGCAAGCTCGTCAGCCCCGCCTTCACGCCGCGCGCCGCCGAGCGCATGCGCGATGAAATCCAGAAGGCGGTCGACGACATCATCGCCGAGCACGTGAAGGGCGAGCGGGTCGATCTCACGACCATCACCGAGCCGCTGCCCATGCGCGTCGTCAGCGACATGCTCAAGATTCCCGAGAACCTGCGCGGCGAGTTCCGTGCCTTCGGCCAGGCCTCCATCCGTAGCTCCGTCCTCTTCAACAAGGCCGAGGAACTCTTCGAACTCATCGCCCCGATGCCCCGGTGGATCCGCATGCTGCGCGAGGTCATCGCCGAGCGCCGCGAGCACCTGCTCGAGAACGATCTGCTCAGCACCCTCATCACCGCGAGCGACGAGGGCCAGAAGCTGACCGAGGACGAGATGATCTCCCTCGTCCACGCGCTCATCGTCGCCGGCTCGGACACCACGGTGCACGCGGCCAACTGGGCGCTCTACAGCCTCCTGCGGCATCCGGACCAGTTCTCCCTGCTGCGCGATGATCCCTCGCTCATCCGCAACACCATCGAGGAGACCCTGCGCTACGACCTGTTCGGCAAGGGCGGATTGCCCAAGTTCGCCCGGGAGGAGATGGAGTTCGCGGGAACGAAGCTGCGCAAGGGCCAGATGGTGATGCCCTTCATCCCCGCCGCGCTCCACGACCCCGAGGTGTTCCCCGAGCCGGAGCGCTTCGACATCCGCCGCGACGTCAGCCAGACCATCGCCTTCAGCGCGGGCCAGCACTTCTGCCTCGGCGCCGCCCTGGCCCGGCAGGAGCTGGATCTCGTCGTGGGCACCCTGGTGCGGCGCTTCCCCCACATGCGCCTGAGCCAGGAGCCGCAGTTGCAGCCGCACCCCATCATGCGCGCCCTGACGCGGCTCGAGGTCACCCTGAGCTGA
- the rd gene encoding rubredoxin, with translation MKKYRCIPCGHIYDPAVGDPDTGIPPGTAFENLPADWYCPDCGATKDDFEPYDG, from the coding sequence ATGAAGAAGTATCGCTGCATCCCCTGCGGTCACATCTACGATCCCGCGGTAGGCGACCCGGACACCGGCATTCCTCCTGGCACGGCCTTCGAGAATCTGCCGGCGGACTGGTACTGCCCGGATTGCGGCGCGACGAAGGATGATTTCGAGCCGTACGACGGCTGA
- a CDS encoding Mut7-C RNAse domain-containing protein → MSPLWLRFHGPLNDFLAPERRGVEFAHPLPAPCSVKDLIESLGPPHPEVDVVLVEGEAVNFSHRVQHGQRIAVHPPGSPPDQTPSLRVGPPALSEPRFLLDVGLGRLASLLRMLGFDTVWRNDFADDVLARRSRDEQRILLTRDLGVLKRSEVVHGYFPRETDPSRQLPEVARRYGLVPRMRPFTRCLACNTPLVGASPEEVRGRVPERVLATFSSFQHCPGCQRVFWAGSHHERMRALIDSLRGV, encoded by the coding sequence GTGAGCCCTCTCTGGCTGCGCTTCCACGGCCCCCTCAACGACTTCCTCGCCCCGGAGCGCCGGGGCGTCGAGTTCGCCCATCCCCTGCCCGCGCCGTGCTCGGTGAAGGATCTCATCGAGTCGCTCGGGCCGCCCCACCCCGAGGTGGACGTGGTGCTCGTGGAGGGCGAGGCGGTGAACTTCTCCCACCGGGTCCAGCACGGCCAGCGCATCGCCGTCCACCCCCCCGGCAGCCCTCCCGACCAGACGCCCTCCCTCCGCGTGGGACCGCCCGCCTTGAGCGAGCCCCGCTTCCTGCTCGACGTGGGCCTGGGCCGGCTCGCGTCCCTGCTGCGCATGCTCGGCTTCGACACCGTGTGGCGCAACGACTTCGCGGATGACGTCCTGGCCCGGCGCTCGCGGGACGAGCAGCGCATCCTCCTCACGCGGGACCTGGGCGTGCTCAAGCGCTCCGAGGTGGTGCACGGCTACTTCCCCCGCGAGACGGACCCCTCGCGGCAACTGCCCGAGGTGGCGCGGCGCTACGGCCTCGTCCCGCGCATGCGCCCCTTCACCCGCTGCCTCGCCTGCAACACGCCGCTCGTCGGCGCGTCCCCCGAGGAGGTGCGCGGACGTGTGCCCGAGCGGGTGCTCGCGACGTTCTCGAGCTTCCAGCACTGCCCCGGCTGCCAGCGCGTCTTCTGGGCGGGCTCCCACCACGAGCGCATGCGGGCGCTGATCGACTCACTGCGCGGGGTGTAG
- the lspA gene encoding signal peptidase II, with protein sequence MVKRFRVLILVGLATLAADQVTKYLAVAHLTEALDGRTGLARLEGFVSEQNLDNDPPVEGAFRRSTRPYRFIEDYWHFRYVENPGAAWGMFANLPDGVRRPFFHGVSLIALGFILYMYLKLTPDQARSRWALALVTGGALGNFVDRLLRGYVIDFIDWHWRNQPGMRWPTFNVADAAICVGVGLLLLDSFQTRQPVESVTPGGQVV encoded by the coding sequence ATGGTGAAACGCTTTCGTGTCCTCATCCTCGTGGGCCTCGCCACCCTCGCCGCCGACCAGGTGACCAAGTACCTGGCCGTGGCCCATCTGACGGAGGCGCTCGACGGGCGCACGGGCCTGGCTCGGTTGGAAGGCTTCGTGTCCGAGCAGAACCTGGACAACGATCCGCCCGTGGAGGGAGCGTTCCGCCGCTCGACCCGGCCCTACCGCTTCATCGAGGACTACTGGCACTTCCGCTACGTGGAGAACCCCGGGGCGGCCTGGGGGATGTTCGCCAACCTGCCCGACGGGGTGCGCCGGCCCTTCTTCCACGGGGTGAGCCTCATCGCGCTCGGCTTCATCCTCTACATGTACCTGAAGCTGACGCCGGATCAGGCCCGGTCGCGCTGGGCGCTGGCGCTCGTCACCGGCGGCGCGCTGGGCAACTTCGTGGATCGGCTCCTGCGCGGCTACGTCATCGACTTCATCGACTGGCACTGGCGCAACCAGCCGGGGATGCGCTGGCCCACCTTCAACGTGGCCGACGCGGCCATCTGCGTGGGGGTGGGGCTGCTGCTGCTCGACTCCTTCCAGACGCGCCAGCCCGTGGAATCCGTGACGCCGGGGGGCCAGGTGGTGTAA
- the lspA gene encoding signal peptidase II has protein sequence MPRKYLLLLSVALGVIVLDQWTKYLVVRELTTRFDDRPTLGERLSAMYGDPPPQGYDGLHYRSKRHIEILPSFFRLRYAENPGAAWGLFRSLPPHIRGPLFHVVSLGAVVFITWYFSKLSGKDPKERWALWGLPLVLGGALGNYIDRIARAFVIDFLEAHWYDKAAWPSFNVADSAIVVGVGLLLVDAFVRKETPEERKSAELGS, from the coding sequence GTGCCCCGTAAATACCTTCTCCTGTTGTCGGTGGCGCTCGGCGTCATCGTTCTGGATCAGTGGACGAAGTACCTCGTCGTGCGCGAGCTCACCACGCGCTTCGATGACCGGCCCACGCTGGGCGAGCGGTTGTCGGCGATGTATGGAGATCCGCCCCCGCAGGGCTATGACGGACTGCACTACCGGTCCAAGCGGCACATCGAGATCCTCCCCTCGTTCTTCCGCCTGCGCTACGCGGAGAATCCAGGCGCCGCCTGGGGCTTGTTCCGCTCCCTGCCGCCCCACATCCGGGGACCGCTCTTCCACGTGGTGAGCCTGGGGGCCGTGGTGTTCATCACCTGGTACTTCAGCAAGCTCAGTGGGAAGGATCCGAAGGAGCGCTGGGCGCTGTGGGGCCTGCCGCTGGTGCTCGGCGGCGCGTTGGGCAACTACATCGACCGGATCGCCCGGGCCTTCGTCATCGATTTCCTCGAGGCCCATTGGTACGACAAGGCCGCGTGGCCCTCGTTCAACGTGGCTGACTCGGCCATCGTGGTGGGCGTGGGGCTGCTGCTGGTGGATGCCTTCGTGCGCAAGGAGACGCCCGAGGAGCGCAAGTCCGCGGAGCTCGGCTCCTGA
- a CDS encoding prolipoprotein diacylglyceryl transferase — MLPVLLHFTFTSLASQLLLFAVALVMVVSIARNGWLGAEGPSPTSGQRLTRALGYGAVAGGLAFVGLRYALPADAIPGGQGQGIPVHSYGLLLAAGFLTAMSVASRLAQDEWRSVSWVPDASGGGQWVDTEGPRKREAVLDLGFHVLVGGLVGSRVLFVLVNWKDYARDWTQVFSLGGGLVFYGGLIGAALAAWLFARRHGMDFLRLADVAIPTVSLGQCLGRLGCFSAGCCWGDVAASGARFMARFPGAGLAQDLFGRLSGSASLAFQSQAQDGRFVLPDSGLILHYPVPGAVRISEWVAQHGTTLPVHPTQIYESVGQLVLFCVLLYARRYRRFHGQIFALWLMCYAVLRTTVELFRGDTERGTLHGLLESLGAARLADAVPLEAWYNISTSQFISLCMFTFGATLLYRRIRQSGELPGVGPTPSPA; from the coding sequence ATGCTTCCCGTCCTCCTCCACTTCACCTTCACCTCGCTCGCCTCGCAGCTCCTGCTGTTCGCGGTGGCGCTCGTCATGGTGGTGTCCATCGCCCGGAACGGCTGGCTCGGCGCCGAGGGTCCGTCGCCCACGTCCGGGCAGCGGCTCACGCGCGCGCTCGGCTATGGCGCCGTCGCGGGGGGGCTGGCCTTCGTCGGTCTGCGCTACGCCCTGCCCGCGGACGCCATCCCCGGAGGTCAGGGCCAGGGCATCCCCGTGCACTCCTACGGGTTGCTGCTGGCCGCCGGTTTCCTCACGGCGATGTCGGTGGCGTCGCGGCTGGCCCAGGACGAGTGGCGCTCGGTGTCGTGGGTGCCGGACGCGTCCGGGGGCGGCCAGTGGGTGGACACCGAGGGGCCGCGCAAGCGCGAGGCGGTGTTGGACCTGGGCTTCCACGTGCTCGTGGGCGGCCTGGTGGGCAGCCGCGTCCTCTTCGTGCTCGTCAATTGGAAGGACTACGCGCGCGACTGGACGCAGGTGTTCTCGCTGGGCGGCGGGCTCGTGTTCTACGGCGGCCTCATCGGCGCGGCCCTGGCGGCGTGGCTCTTCGCGCGCCGCCACGGCATGGACTTCCTGCGTCTGGCGGACGTGGCCATTCCCACGGTGTCGCTCGGCCAGTGCCTGGGCCGGCTCGGGTGCTTCTCCGCCGGGTGCTGCTGGGGCGATGTCGCCGCGTCCGGCGCGCGTTTCATGGCCCGCTTTCCGGGCGCCGGGCTCGCCCAGGACTTGTTCGGCCGGCTCTCGGGCTCCGCCAGCCTCGCCTTCCAGTCCCAGGCCCAGGATGGGCGCTTCGTCCTGCCGGACTCCGGGCTCATCCTCCACTACCCCGTCCCGGGCGCGGTGCGCATCTCCGAGTGGGTGGCCCAGCACGGCACCACCCTGCCGGTCCATCCCACGCAAATCTACGAGTCCGTCGGGCAGCTCGTGCTCTTCTGTGTGCTCCTGTACGCGCGGCGCTACCGGCGCTTCCATGGGCAGATCTTCGCCCTGTGGCTCATGTGCTACGCGGTGCTGCGCACCACCGTGGAGCTGTTCCGCGGGGACACCGAGCGCGGCACCCTGCACGGCCTGCTCGAGTCGCTTGGCGCGGCGCGTCTGGCTGACGCGGTGCCCCTGGAGGCCTGGTACAACATCTCCACCAGCCAGTTCATCTCGCTGTGCATGTTCACTTTTGGCGCTACTTTGTTGTACCGGCGGATCCGCCAGTCCGGTGAGCTGCCGGGCGTGGGACCGACTCCCAGCCCCGCGTGA
- a CDS encoding MXAN_5187 C-terminal domain-containing protein: MAYESAKSSTKNQATKVGTSAKSAAKLAATSGDTKSGMPTMSGSEVTFQECDAIEEEIAALKVAYEHYFLGTERVPPTRQYEDLKKRVMRLKGSFVRNTSAKFRVQSIHGKFVTYERLWQRTIQEIENGTYKRDVVKARRRIEKKPGDRPRTQGSVELPDDELDSLDGPSLPVRGVPSVAPLVPSVAPLVPSVAPVTPAVKPLVPSVAPVIPAIAPLVPSVKPLVPSVAPVAARPAGAPRAAPPAARPAAASGNNDLSDARLKSVYDAYVAAKRNNKEDTSKMNYDSVAASLRKQVPELMKQHKANSVEFKVVIKDGKAVLKAVPK; encoded by the coding sequence ATGGCGTACGAGTCCGCGAAGTCATCCACGAAGAATCAGGCCACGAAGGTCGGTACCTCGGCCAAGTCCGCCGCCAAGTTGGCCGCCACCAGCGGCGACACGAAGTCCGGCATGCCCACGATGTCGGGCAGCGAGGTGACGTTCCAGGAGTGTGACGCCATCGAGGAGGAGATCGCGGCGCTCAAGGTGGCCTATGAGCACTACTTCCTGGGCACCGAGCGCGTCCCGCCGACGCGGCAGTACGAGGACCTGAAGAAGCGCGTGATGCGGCTCAAGGGCAGCTTCGTGCGCAACACCTCGGCGAAGTTCCGCGTGCAGTCCATCCACGGCAAGTTCGTCACCTACGAGCGGCTGTGGCAGCGCACGATCCAGGAGATCGAGAACGGCACCTACAAGCGGGACGTGGTCAAGGCCCGCCGCCGCATCGAGAAGAAGCCGGGCGACAGGCCGCGCACCCAGGGCTCGGTGGAACTGCCCGACGACGAGCTGGACTCGCTGGACGGGCCGTCGCTGCCCGTGCGCGGCGTGCCGTCGGTGGCCCCGTTGGTGCCGTCGGTGGCGCCCCTGGTGCCGTCGGTGGCGCCGGTGACGCCCGCGGTCAAGCCCCTGGTGCCCTCCGTGGCGCCCGTCATTCCGGCCATCGCGCCCCTGGTGCCGTCGGTCAAGCCGCTGGTGCCCTCCGTGGCGCCCGTGGCGGCCCGCCCCGCGGGGGCTCCCCGTGCCGCTCCACCCGCGGCGCGTCCCGCCGCCGCGTCCGGGAACAACGACCTGTCCGACGCCCGGCTCAAGTCCGTGTACGACGCCTACGTGGCCGCCAAGCGCAACAACAAGGAGGACACCTCCAAGATGAACTACGACTCCGTGGCCGCCTCGCTGCGCAAGCAGGTGCCGGAGTTGATGAAGCAGCACAAGGCGAACTCGGTGGAGTTCAAGGTCGTCATCAAGGATGGCAAGGCCGTGCTCAAGGCCGTGCCCAAGTAG
- a CDS encoding KdsC family phosphatase encodes MNQDLESLKARVSQLSVMIFDIDGTLTDGRIFWVPNSGWTQMYSVRDGMGIKRLQEVGMEVAAISGGDSLSAQMRMQSLGIKHVHFGSQDKVAHFETLLELLEVTPERCGYMGDELVDLPLLQAVGFSAAPPEAPDEVRSRVHYVAQRAAGFGAAREVCEFILRHRRVP; translated from the coding sequence ATGAACCAGGATCTCGAGTCGCTCAAGGCGCGGGTGAGCCAGTTGTCGGTGATGATCTTCGACATCGACGGCACGCTCACGGACGGACGCATCTTCTGGGTGCCCAACTCGGGCTGGACGCAGATGTACAGCGTGCGCGACGGCATGGGCATCAAGCGGCTGCAGGAGGTGGGCATGGAGGTGGCGGCCATCTCCGGCGGCGACAGCCTCTCGGCGCAGATGCGGATGCAGTCGCTGGGCATCAAGCACGTGCACTTCGGCAGTCAGGACAAGGTGGCGCACTTCGAGACGCTGCTGGAGCTGCTCGAGGTGACGCCGGAGCGGTGCGGCTACATGGGGGATGAGCTGGTGGACCTGCCGCTGCTCCAGGCGGTGGGCTTCTCGGCGGCGCCCCCCGAGGCCCCGGACGAGGTGCGCTCCCGGGTGCACTATGTCGCGCAGCGGGCGGCGGGCTTCGGCGCGGCGCGTGAGGTGTGTGAGTTCATCCTCCGACACCGCCGCGTGCCCTGA